From the Leishmania donovani BPK282A1 complete genome, chromosome 30 genome, one window contains:
- a CDS encoding SH3 domain protein-like protein: MRYFVVAHEFQAEEDVELSVFKGEILCATEGIAQDGWIKVEVTMDARRRGFVPISYLREISAAEASASMPAPASSAPPSAGESTSPMRTPQRAGGESPARAALANTTISTSLNLGNCSDVVKKGSSPSLQPMRSPETAAAHAAPTSSSIHLTPAQQAAGPVNRHLLENPNAVVDAFMKNEVYFNQLMQRRASALAQMQSGLEEAMTEVAACKDRSAVLTRKLHDLDGVVERERQRWMDRVEEEKAHVSRSAPYSAPLAVPVSCGTTPVRSPIIGPRSGLGRSVLDDDSPRQLRA; this comes from the coding sequence ATGCGGTACTTCGTCGTGGCGCACGAATTtcaggcggaggaggacgtggAATTGTCCGTCTTCAAAGGCGAGATACTCTGTGCCACGGAGGGCATCGCTCAGGATGGCTGGATAAAGGTCGAAGTAACCATGgacgcgcgccgccgtggcttCGTGCCTATTTCGTACCTCCGCGAAATCTCTGCCGCGGAGGCATCAGCTTCGATGCCGgcacccgcctcctccgcaccGCCATCGGCAGGGGAGTCAACGTCCCCCATGCGCACACCGCAacgcgctggaggagagTCTCCAGCGAGGGCAGCTCTTGCCAACACGACAATATCCACGTCACTGAACCTGGGAAACTGCAGTGACGTTGTGAAGAAGGGTTCCAGTCCGTCTCTGCAGCCGATGCGCAGCCCTGAgacagccgctgcgcacgccgccCCGACTagcagcagcatccactTGACCCCCGCTCAGCAAGCTGCCGGTCCGGTCAACCGCCACCTGCTCGAGAACCCCAACGCTGTTGTCGACGCCTTCATGAAGAATGAGGTGTACTTCAACCAGCTaatgcagcggcgcgcctcgGCACTGGCGCAGATGCAGTCGGGCTTGGAGGAGGCCATGACAGAGGTTGCGGCGTGCAAGgaccgcagcgccgtgctCACACGAAAGCTGCACGACCTGGATGGGGTGGTGGAGCGCGAGCGTCAGCGCTGGATGGACcgggtggaggaggaaaaggcgCATGTGAGCCGCTCAGCCCCCTACAGCGCGCCGTTGGCTGTTCCGgtcagctgcggcaccacaCCGGTTCGCTCGCCTATCATTGGCCCACGTAGCGGGCTGGGGCGTAGTGTGCTGGACGACGACAGTCCACGCCAGCTCAGAGCATAG
- a CDS encoding TPR domain protein, conserved, whose translation MEERDLPITDDHRKLVFSFIRMIRRSQVENPERAEAVAQMLGEEFGVDPAGSGGLHDTEVDVLEAFKTALREHERRSGVEQDEKFVCFVELLEKKGYFKGVEKGSDEYAQRLEKAREKFNQRNNPYEGLTAEQIKNKGNELMSQAKYKEAIAYYTKAIELQPDNAVFFANRAAAHTHLKDYNNAIIDCERAIIINPEYSKSYSRLGTALFYQENYSRAVDAFTKACELDPDNATHKEDLKRAEEKAKATALSTGGGMGGFPGMGGFPEMGGMPDMSQFANMMSNPQFMETAQRMMQNPEFSNLVANMASKFSQGGMDPAELNRLGADMGMRNVDEEGNVVTPFGKVNRAAIEQLQEEEVRKNPKLAGIMADVQANGYGAFQKYLGDPDVMNLMMKFQNLMFTNPNRSP comes from the coding sequence ATGGAGGAGAGAGATCTGCCCATCACAGATGATCACAGGAAGCTCGTCTTCTCCTTCATCCGGATGATACGCCGGTCGCAGGTCGAGAACCCCGAGCGCgctgaggcggtggcgcagatgcTTGGTGAGGAGTTCGGCGTCGACCcggctggcagcggcggtctGCACGACACGGAGGTGGACGTGCTGGAGGCCTTCAAGacagcgctgcgcgagcacgagcgtcgcagcggcgtcgaacAGGACGAAAAATTCGTATGCTttgtggagctgctggagaagaagggCTATTTCAAGGGCGTCGAGAAAGGCTCCGACGAAtacgcgcagcggctggagaaggcgcgcgagaAGTTTAACCAGCGCAACAACCCTTATGAGGGCCTCACAGCGGAGCAGATTAAGAACAAGGGCAACGAGTTGATGAGCCAGGCCAAGTACAAGGAGGCGATCGCGTACTACACTAAGGCGATTGAGCTACAGCCGGACAACGCCGTCTTCTTCGCAAACCGCGCCGCGGCTCACACGCACCTCAAGGACTACAACAACGCTATCATTGACTGCGAGCGCGCCATCATCATCAACCCCGAGTACTCGAAGTCGTACTCCCGCCTGGGAACGGCTCTCTTCTACCAGGAGAATTACAGCCGCGCTGTCGACGCCTTCACCAAGGCGTGCGAGCTCGACCCCGACAATGCCACCCACAAGGAGGACCTTAAGcgcgcggaggagaaggcgaaggcgacTGCCCTCAGCACGGGCGGCGGTATGGGCGGCTTCCCGGGCATGGGCGGCTTTCCCGAGATGGGTGGCATGCCGGACATGAGCCAGTTCGCGAACATGATGAGCAACCCGCAGTTCatggagacggcgcagcgcatgatGCAGAATCCCGAGTTTAGCAACCTGGTTGCCAACATGGCGAGCAAGTTCAGCCAGGGCGGCATGGACCCAGCGGAGCTGAACCGCCTCGGTGCCGACATGGGCATGCGCaacgtggacgaggagggcaaTGTTGTAACGCCGTTCGGCAAGGTGAACCGTGCCGCcatcgagcagctgcaggaggaggaggtgcgtaAGAACCCGAAGCTGGCGGGCATCATGGCGGATGTGCAAGCCAACGGCTACGGCGCCTTCCAGAAGTATCTCGGTGACCCCGATGTCATGAATCTGATGATGAAGTTCCAGAACCTCATGTTTACGAACCCGAATAGGAGTCCTTGA
- a CDS encoding superoxide dismutase, putative, with protein MRVSLLRRFCEYVPKGAPTQVSLAVETPYSVTRAFRMTEMAAAAADAERDAKGFFYLPRVDYDVGQGVAPLMSRKQFDVQYHVFHKAAVDRLNAHTLGSELEGHNLNVVIRNSSFDASRAVIHAAASEHFNYCFWYRSLRPWGTAVPARLKEELQLQYSQNGTLDAVEEVQRLFTVAALSQQSAGGWVYLVWTGKAFDVIPFDHGSCPIGSDLIPLLALNTHESARCYDYPLAAEDEEGDEVERFVRNFFKTCNWRLVEHYFLQCARA; from the coding sequence AtgcgcgtctctctgctgcggcgctttTGCGAGTACGTGCCCAAAGGGGCACCGACGCAGGTGAGCCTTGCTGTCGAGACGCCGTACAGTGTTACACGCGCCTTTCGCATGACGGAgatggcggccgcggcggcggatgcaGAGCGAGACGCGAAGGGTTTCTTTTACCTCCCCCGGGTGGACTACGATGTTGGCCAGGGGGTCGCGCCGCTCATGTCGAGAAAGCAATTCGATGTTCAGTATCACGTATTTCACAAGGCAGCGGTGGATCGTCTGAACGCACACACCTTGGGATCTGAACTGGAGGGGCACAACCTGAACGTTGTCATCCGCAACTCCTCCTTCGATGCATCGCGCGCCGTCATccacgctgcagcgtcggAGCATTTCAACTACTGCTTCTGGTATCGTTCTCTGCGTCCGTGGGGAACGGCGGTGCCAGCGCGGCTCaaggaagagctgcagctgcagtaCAGTCAAAATGGGACCTTAGACGCTGTCGAGGAGGTGCAACGACTGTTCACGGTCGCCGCGCTTTCTCAGCAGTCCGCCGGCGGATGGGTGTATCTCGTCTGGACCGGTAAGGCGTTTGACGTGATCCCTTTCGACCACGGGAGCTGCCCTATCGGCAGCGACTTGATTCCACTCCTAGCGCTGAACACGCACGAGTCGGCACGTTGTTACGACTACCCACTTGcggcggaggacgaggagggggacgaggtggagcgcTTTGTTCGAAACTTCTTCAAGACGTGCAACTGGAGGCTGGTGGAGCACTACTTCCTTCAGTGCGCTCGGGCCTAG